The proteins below are encoded in one region of Helianthus annuus cultivar XRQ/B chromosome 2, HanXRQr2.0-SUNRISE, whole genome shotgun sequence:
- the LOC110917497 gene encoding 3beta-hydroxysteroid-dehydrogenase/decarboxylase isoform X1 translates to MADEQERWCLVTGGRGFAARHLVDMLIRYDMYSVRIADMGRDIMLETHEEKGVLGQALHSGRAQYVSMDLRNKSQVFKACDGVEVVFHMAAPDSSITNHQLHYSVNVHGTKNIIDACSVQNVKRLIYTSSPSVVFDGIHGIYDGVESMPYPAKHNDPYSSTKAEGEALVIKANGMNGLLTCCIRPSSIFGPGDKLLIPSLVAAARKGKTKFIIGNGKNMFDFTYVENVAHAHVCAERALASGGIVSKRAAGEAYFITNMEPIRFWEFTSLILEGLGYERPKTRIPVFIVMLIAYFIERIYRVLAPYGMRAPQLTPSRIRLSTRNRTFSSLKANDRLGYRPIVPLQEGLKRTIESYYDLSAQAFRKKKGASKAATCLGNGIVADILLWRDVKLTVTTQLALFAFYVNLSPENTMVTSISNVFIMASVFLFIHRKLPDKLMGCSVEKFSESNFRFPDTMSRQTALSFVSSWNRAAHSLITISSGSDTLLFFKMALSLSILAWIGTMSLQSFFTIVLPFAFVVFYIYEQKEEAIDRFFQRVTRIGRSSNPNLESLDPYLNNKHG, encoded by the exons ATGGCTGATGAACAAGAGCGGTGGTGTCTTGTGACCGGGGGAAGAGGATTTGCAGCTAGGCATTTAGTGGATATGCTCATTCGTTACGATATGTATTCAGTTAGGATCGCTGATATGGGTCGTGATATCATGCTTGAAACCCATGAAGAGAAGGGGGTTCTGGGGCAAGCTTTACACTCGGGTCGTGCACAGTATGTATCCATGGATCTTCGCAACAAGTCTCAAGTGTTTAAAG CTTGTGATGGGGTTGAAGTTGTTTTTCATATGGCTGCACCAGATTCATCGATCACTAACCACCAGCTGCATTATTCAGTCAATGTGCATG GCACAAAGAACATTATCGATGCTTGTAGTGTACAAAATGTGAAGAGACTTATCTATACTAGTTCTCCTAGTGTGGTGTTCGATGGGATACATGGAATATACGACGGTGTTGAATCGATGCCCTATCCTGCTAAG CACAATGATCCATATTCTTCAACTAAAGCTGAAGGAGAGGCATTAGTTATAAAGGCAAATGGAATGAACGGATTGTTAACGTGCTGTATACGTCCTAGCAGCATTTTTGGTCCCGGTGATAAGTTGCTTATTCCATCTTTAGTTGCCGCAGCACGGAAAGGAAAAACCAAG TTTATAATTGGGAACGGCAAGAACATGTTTGATTTCACTTACGTTGAAAATGTGGCGCATGCCCATGTATGTGCGGAACGAGCTCTTGCATCCGGTGGTATTGTTTCAAAGAGAGCTGCAGGGGAG GCTTATTTTATAACTAACATGGAGCCAATCAGGTTTTGGGAATTTACGTCGCTTATTCTTGAAGGCCTTGGTTATGAAAG GCCAAAAACAAGGATTCCTGTATTCATCGTGATGCTGATTGCATATTTCATTGAGCGTATATATCGCGTGTTAGCACCATACGGGATGCGGGCCCCACAGTTGACACCTTCTAGAATCAGACTCTCAACTCGCAACAGAACTTTTAGTTCCTTAAAAGCGAATGATCGACTTGGTTACAGACCTATTGTTCCACTTCAG GAAGGTCTGAAAAGAACTATTGAATCATATTATGATCTCAGTGCTCAAGCTTTTCGTAAAAAGAAAGGGGCGTCTAAAGCTGCAACATGTCTTGGAAATGGAATTG TTGCAGACATACTTCTATGGAGAGATGTGAAATTGACAGTCACTACACAGCTAGCATTATTTGCATTTTATGTAAATTTGTCACCTGAAAATACCATGGTCACTTCAATTTCCAATGTCTTCATTATGGCGTCGGTCTTTTTGTTTATCCACAGGAAGTTGCCTGATAAATT AATGGGATGTTCAGTTGAGAAATTTTCAGAATCAAACTTTCGGTTCCCAGATACTATGTCGCGCCAAACTGCTTTATCGTTTGTTTCGTCATGGAATCGTGCAGCACATAGTCTAATAACTATTTCAAGTGGGAGTGACACATTGCTGTTCTTCAAG ATGGCCTTATCACTCTCCATCCTTGCCTGGATCGGGACCATGTCACTGCAAAGTTTCTTCACGATAG TTCTTCCATTCGCCTTCGTTGTCTTCTACATTTACGAGCAAAAGGAAGAAGCGATCGATAGATTTTTCCAAAGAGTTACCCGTATTGGACGCTCGTCAAATCCTAACTTAGAATCACTCGATCCTTATCTTAATAACAAACATGGGTAG
- the LOC110917497 gene encoding 3beta-hydroxysteroid-dehydrogenase/decarboxylase isoform X3 — protein sequence MADEQERWCLVTGGRGFAARHLVDMLIRYDMYSVRIADMGRDIMLETHEEKGVLGQALHSGRAQYVSMDLRNKSQVFKACDGVEVVFHMAAPDSSITNHQLHYSVNVHGTKNIIDACSVQNVKRLIYTSSPSVVFDGIHGIYDGVESMPYPAKHNDPYSSTKAEGEALVIKANGMNGLLTCCIRPSSIFGPGDKLLIPSLVAAARKGKTKFIIGNGKNMFDFTYVENVAHAHVCAERALASGGIVSKRAAGEAYFITNMEPIRFWEFTSLILEGLGYERPKTRIPVFIVMLIAYFIERIYRVLAPYGMRAPQLTPSRIRLSTRNRTFSSLKANDRLGYRPIVPLQEGLKRTIESYYDLSAQAFRKKKGASKAATCLGNGIGSCLIN from the exons ATGGCTGATGAACAAGAGCGGTGGTGTCTTGTGACCGGGGGAAGAGGATTTGCAGCTAGGCATTTAGTGGATATGCTCATTCGTTACGATATGTATTCAGTTAGGATCGCTGATATGGGTCGTGATATCATGCTTGAAACCCATGAAGAGAAGGGGGTTCTGGGGCAAGCTTTACACTCGGGTCGTGCACAGTATGTATCCATGGATCTTCGCAACAAGTCTCAAGTGTTTAAAG CTTGTGATGGGGTTGAAGTTGTTTTTCATATGGCTGCACCAGATTCATCGATCACTAACCACCAGCTGCATTATTCAGTCAATGTGCATG GCACAAAGAACATTATCGATGCTTGTAGTGTACAAAATGTGAAGAGACTTATCTATACTAGTTCTCCTAGTGTGGTGTTCGATGGGATACATGGAATATACGACGGTGTTGAATCGATGCCCTATCCTGCTAAG CACAATGATCCATATTCTTCAACTAAAGCTGAAGGAGAGGCATTAGTTATAAAGGCAAATGGAATGAACGGATTGTTAACGTGCTGTATACGTCCTAGCAGCATTTTTGGTCCCGGTGATAAGTTGCTTATTCCATCTTTAGTTGCCGCAGCACGGAAAGGAAAAACCAAG TTTATAATTGGGAACGGCAAGAACATGTTTGATTTCACTTACGTTGAAAATGTGGCGCATGCCCATGTATGTGCGGAACGAGCTCTTGCATCCGGTGGTATTGTTTCAAAGAGAGCTGCAGGGGAG GCTTATTTTATAACTAACATGGAGCCAATCAGGTTTTGGGAATTTACGTCGCTTATTCTTGAAGGCCTTGGTTATGAAAG GCCAAAAACAAGGATTCCTGTATTCATCGTGATGCTGATTGCATATTTCATTGAGCGTATATATCGCGTGTTAGCACCATACGGGATGCGGGCCCCACAGTTGACACCTTCTAGAATCAGACTCTCAACTCGCAACAGAACTTTTAGTTCCTTAAAAGCGAATGATCGACTTGGTTACAGACCTATTGTTCCACTTCAG GAAGGTCTGAAAAGAACTATTGAATCATATTATGATCTCAGTGCTCAAGCTTTTCGTAAAAAGAAAGGGGCGTCTAAAGCTGCAACATGTCTTGGAAATGGAATTG GAAGTTGCCTGATAAATT AA
- the LOC110917515 gene encoding protein PHOSPHATE-INDUCED 1 produces the protein MAFTHRLLHLLFVFSIFHLSLGARRLTELVQDSSNLLHYHNGPLLTGKISVNFIWYGTFKPSQKAIVSDFISSLSTKSPIEPSVATWWKTTEKYHTKSTPSLSLRLGKHISDDSYSLGKSLTDEHLVQLASRGESYDAVNVVLTASDVAVDGFCSSRCGSHGSAYVSKTKHVKGKNYKFAYIWVGNSETQCPGQCAWPFHQPIYGPQAAPLVAPNNDVGMDGLVINLGGLLAGTVTNPFGNGYYQGDADAPLEVASACPGVYAKGAYPGYAGDLLVDSTTGASYNAHGTNGRKYLLPALYDPSTSKCSTLV, from the coding sequence ATGGCCTTCACTCATCGTTTGCTTCACCTTCTCTTCGTATTCTCCATATTCCACCTCTCACTCGGAGCGAGACGACTCACTGAGTTAGTCCAAGACTCCTCCAACCTCCTCCACTACCACAATGGCCCCCTCCTCACCGGAAAAATCTCCGTCAACTTCATCTGGTACGGTACATTCAAACCCTCACAAAAAGCCATCGTCTCCGACTTCATTTCTTCTCTCTCCACCAAATCTCCTATCGAACCTTCCGTCGCCACCTGGTGGAAAACCACCGAGAAATACCACACCAAATCCACCCCTTCCCTCTCCCTTCGACTCGGAAAACATATATCCGACGACTCCTACTCCCTCGGGAAGTCGCTAACTGATGAACATCTTGTCCAGCTGGCTTCCCGAGGTGAGTCATATGATGCAGTTAACGTTGTGTTAACCGCATCAGACGTGGCAGTTGATGGTTTCTGCTCTAGCAGATGCGGGTCCCACGGATCCGCGTATGTTTCCAAGACGAAACATGTTAAAGGAAAGAATTACAAGTTTGCTTACATCTGGGTTGGCAACTCGGAGACCCAGTGCCCGGGTCAATGCGCGTGGCCGTTTCACCAGCCAATATACGGCCCCCAGGCTGCACCACTCGTCGCACCCAACAACGATGTGGGTATGGATGGGTTGGTGATTAACCTGGGTGGTTTGTTGGCTGGTACGGTCACAAACCCGTTTGGAAACGGGTATTATCAGGGGGACGCAGATGCACCATTAGAGGTTGCGTCCGCGTGTCCTGGGGTGTATGCGAAAGGGGCGTATCCTGGATACGCGGGGGACTTGTTGGTGGACTCGACTACGGGTGCAAGTTATAATGCACATGGTACAAATGGAAGAAAGTATCTCCTTCCTGCTTTGTATGATCCGTCTACTTCAAAGTGCTCCACATTGGTTTAG
- the LOC110917497 gene encoding 3beta-hydroxysteroid-dehydrogenase/decarboxylase isoform X2: MADEQERWCLVTGGRGFAARHLVDMLIRYDMYSVRIADMGRDIMLETHEEKGVLGQALHSGRAQYVSMDLRNKSQVFKACDGVEVVFHMAAPDSSITNHQLHYSVNVHGTKNIIDACSVQNVKRLIYTSSPSVVFDGIHGIYDGVESMPYPAKHNDPYSSTKAEGEALVIKANGMNGLLTCCIRPSSIFGPGDKLLIPSLVAAARKGKTKFIIGNGKNMFDFTYVENVAHAHVCAERALASGGIVSKRAAGEAYFITNMEPIRFWEFTSLILEGLGYERPKTRIPVFIVMLIAYFIERIYRVLAPYGMRAPQLTPSRIRLSTRNRTFSSLKANDRLGYRPIVPLQEGLKRTIESYYDLSAQAFRKKKGASKAATCLGNGIDILLWRDVKLTVTTQLALFAFYVNLSPENTMVTSISNVFIMASVFLFIHRKLPDKLMGCSVEKFSESNFRFPDTMSRQTALSFVSSWNRAAHSLITISSGSDTLLFFKMALSLSILAWIGTMSLQSFFTIVLPFAFVVFYIYEQKEEAIDRFFQRVTRIGRSSNPNLESLDPYLNNKHG, translated from the exons ATGGCTGATGAACAAGAGCGGTGGTGTCTTGTGACCGGGGGAAGAGGATTTGCAGCTAGGCATTTAGTGGATATGCTCATTCGTTACGATATGTATTCAGTTAGGATCGCTGATATGGGTCGTGATATCATGCTTGAAACCCATGAAGAGAAGGGGGTTCTGGGGCAAGCTTTACACTCGGGTCGTGCACAGTATGTATCCATGGATCTTCGCAACAAGTCTCAAGTGTTTAAAG CTTGTGATGGGGTTGAAGTTGTTTTTCATATGGCTGCACCAGATTCATCGATCACTAACCACCAGCTGCATTATTCAGTCAATGTGCATG GCACAAAGAACATTATCGATGCTTGTAGTGTACAAAATGTGAAGAGACTTATCTATACTAGTTCTCCTAGTGTGGTGTTCGATGGGATACATGGAATATACGACGGTGTTGAATCGATGCCCTATCCTGCTAAG CACAATGATCCATATTCTTCAACTAAAGCTGAAGGAGAGGCATTAGTTATAAAGGCAAATGGAATGAACGGATTGTTAACGTGCTGTATACGTCCTAGCAGCATTTTTGGTCCCGGTGATAAGTTGCTTATTCCATCTTTAGTTGCCGCAGCACGGAAAGGAAAAACCAAG TTTATAATTGGGAACGGCAAGAACATGTTTGATTTCACTTACGTTGAAAATGTGGCGCATGCCCATGTATGTGCGGAACGAGCTCTTGCATCCGGTGGTATTGTTTCAAAGAGAGCTGCAGGGGAG GCTTATTTTATAACTAACATGGAGCCAATCAGGTTTTGGGAATTTACGTCGCTTATTCTTGAAGGCCTTGGTTATGAAAG GCCAAAAACAAGGATTCCTGTATTCATCGTGATGCTGATTGCATATTTCATTGAGCGTATATATCGCGTGTTAGCACCATACGGGATGCGGGCCCCACAGTTGACACCTTCTAGAATCAGACTCTCAACTCGCAACAGAACTTTTAGTTCCTTAAAAGCGAATGATCGACTTGGTTACAGACCTATTGTTCCACTTCAG GAAGGTCTGAAAAGAACTATTGAATCATATTATGATCTCAGTGCTCAAGCTTTTCGTAAAAAGAAAGGGGCGTCTAAAGCTGCAACATGTCTTGGAAATGGAATTG ACATACTTCTATGGAGAGATGTGAAATTGACAGTCACTACACAGCTAGCATTATTTGCATTTTATGTAAATTTGTCACCTGAAAATACCATGGTCACTTCAATTTCCAATGTCTTCATTATGGCGTCGGTCTTTTTGTTTATCCACAGGAAGTTGCCTGATAAATT AATGGGATGTTCAGTTGAGAAATTTTCAGAATCAAACTTTCGGTTCCCAGATACTATGTCGCGCCAAACTGCTTTATCGTTTGTTTCGTCATGGAATCGTGCAGCACATAGTCTAATAACTATTTCAAGTGGGAGTGACACATTGCTGTTCTTCAAG ATGGCCTTATCACTCTCCATCCTTGCCTGGATCGGGACCATGTCACTGCAAAGTTTCTTCACGATAG TTCTTCCATTCGCCTTCGTTGTCTTCTACATTTACGAGCAAAAGGAAGAAGCGATCGATAGATTTTTCCAAAGAGTTACCCGTATTGGACGCTCGTCAAATCCTAACTTAGAATCACTCGATCCTTATCTTAATAACAAACATGGGTAG